A single Brevundimonas sp. M20 DNA region contains:
- a CDS encoding antibiotic biosynthesis monooxygenase, with the protein MSDADPVVLINVYRCAPEKQALLMEHLAVMVAAQRGAEGFVSATLHRGLNGKVAAVHAVWRSREDWKAMARSPEVVAAMEPIMAIATFEPHLYEPGEVIE; encoded by the coding sequence ATGTCTGATGCCGATCCCGTCGTCCTGATCAACGTCTATCGCTGCGCGCCCGAAAAGCAGGCTCTGCTGATGGAGCATCTGGCGGTCATGGTCGCCGCCCAGCGCGGCGCGGAGGGGTTTGTCTCCGCCACCCTGCACAGGGGGCTGAACGGCAAGGTTGCCGCCGTTCACGCCGTCTGGCGCTCCCGCGAGGACTGGAAAGCCATGGCGCGATCACCCGAAGTGGTCGCGGCGATGGAGCCGATCATGGCCATCGCCACCTTCGAGCCACACCTCTATGAGCCCGGCGAAGTCATAGAATAG
- the rlmJ gene encoding 23S rRNA (adenine(2030)-N(6))-methyltransferase RlmJ yields MNYRHSFHAGNFADLVKHALVLWLLERRRATGAVTVLDTHAGAGVYDLAGDAVRSKEAEAGIVRLMAADKRPPLIEALARAVKELNPHGGANLYPGSPLLVARRLDRDDRYVGFELNPPVLELLTEALTPFPQASARGGDGYDQARAEAARSPGAFVLIDPPFERPDDYIRAADTAAAIVRADPRSMVAVWTPLKDMETFDGFLRRLDEAGAKRVLVAEARLRPLTNPMKMNGCAMVILNPPAGAEEAARQVCDWVAATLGDAGAKAEVWMA; encoded by the coding sequence ATGAACTATCGTCATAGCTTCCACGCCGGAAATTTCGCTGATCTGGTCAAGCACGCCCTGGTGCTCTGGCTTCTGGAACGCCGTCGCGCCACAGGGGCTGTGACGGTGCTCGACACCCATGCGGGCGCCGGCGTCTATGACCTCGCCGGCGATGCTGTGCGGTCGAAGGAGGCCGAAGCCGGGATCGTTCGTCTGATGGCCGCCGACAAGCGCCCACCGCTTATCGAAGCGCTGGCCCGGGCGGTGAAGGAGTTGAACCCGCATGGCGGGGCAAATCTTTACCCGGGCTCGCCCCTGCTGGTCGCGCGGCGTCTGGACCGCGATGACCGCTATGTCGGGTTCGAGCTGAACCCGCCGGTGCTCGAGTTGCTGACCGAGGCGCTCACCCCCTTCCCGCAGGCGTCGGCGCGGGGCGGCGACGGCTATGATCAGGCGCGCGCCGAGGCGGCGCGGTCGCCGGGCGCTTTCGTTCTGATCGATCCGCCCTTTGAACGGCCGGACGACTACATCCGCGCCGCCGATACCGCCGCCGCGATCGTCCGCGCCGATCCCCGCTCCATGGTCGCGGTCTGGACCCCGCTGAAGGACATGGAGACCTTCGACGGCTTCCTGCGCCGGCTGGATGAGGCCGGGGCCAAGCGGGTCTTGGTGGCCGAGGCCCGTCTGCGTCCCCTGACCAATCCGATGAAGATGAACGGCTGCGCCATGGTCATCCTGAACCCGCCCGCGGGCGCGGAGGAGGCGGCGCGTCAGGTCTGCGACTGGGTCGCCGCGACGCTGGGTGACGCCGGGGCCAAGGCCGAGGTCTGGATGGCCTGA